A genomic segment from Ruegeria sp. TM1040 encodes:
- a CDS encoding LysR family transcriptional regulator, with product MAYMESLRLFCRVVELGSITSGGRDVRLTPAVASKRIKELEEHLGVRLFNRTTRSLTPTEAGKRFYREALRILDVVEEAESVVAQFSGRPRGTLKITAPLAAGRRIIAPLVPDFVDRHPEIDVQMRMSDRRVDILAEGLDLAFFVGTPSDSSLKMRKIASVDRVLCASPRYLERHGIPHVPQDLMGKHNCLLLRYPRSPEYFWTLNTGSGFRKFEVSGKYDADDSEVLLNWALDHRGIVNKPRFEVAEHLRSGALVEILPEARPMAATFGCLYPHKKLQDPKVRLLVDFITERGQSLLDALVG from the coding sequence ATGGCTTATATGGAGAGCCTGCGCCTGTTCTGCCGTGTGGTGGAGCTGGGCAGTATCACATCGGGAGGGCGCGACGTGCGCCTGACGCCGGCAGTGGCCAGCAAACGCATCAAGGAGCTGGAGGAACATCTTGGCGTGCGGCTCTTCAATCGCACCACGCGATCGCTGACGCCGACCGAAGCGGGTAAGCGGTTTTACCGCGAGGCCTTGCGCATCCTTGACGTGGTCGAAGAGGCCGAGAGCGTTGTGGCACAGTTCTCCGGGCGGCCACGCGGGACTCTGAAAATCACCGCACCTCTGGCAGCTGGACGGCGCATAATCGCCCCGTTAGTGCCTGATTTTGTCGATCGGCACCCCGAGATCGACGTGCAGATGCGGATGTCGGATCGTCGGGTCGATATTCTGGCAGAAGGTCTGGACCTGGCCTTTTTTGTCGGTACGCCGAGCGACTCCAGCCTGAAGATGCGCAAGATCGCAAGCGTTGACCGGGTGCTCTGTGCCTCGCCGCGCTATCTGGAACGCCATGGCATCCCTCATGTGCCGCAGGATCTGATGGGAAAACACAACTGCCTGCTGCTGCGCTACCCCCGTTCGCCAGAATATTTTTGGACCTTGAACACAGGCTCTGGGTTTCGAAAATTCGAAGTCAGCGGCAAATACGATGCAGACGACAGCGAGGTTCTGTTGAATTGGGCGCTGGATCATCGCGGCATCGTCAACAAACCACGATTTGAGGTGGCAGAGCATCTGCGCTCTGGTGCGCTGGTCGAGATCCTGCCGGAGGCGCGCCCGATGGCGGCAACTTTCGGCTGCCTTTATCCGCACAAGAAACTGCAGGATCCAAAAGTGCGCCTGCTGGTGGATTTCATCACCGAACGCGGACAGTCCTTGCTGGACGCGCTGGTCGGATAA
- the bhcA gene encoding L-aspartate--glyoxylate aminotransferase BhcA, translating into MSFQNPVFIPGPTNIPESLRKACDMPTIDHRSPLFGQILHPAREGVRKVLKSDSAEVFIFPSSGTGGWETALSNTLSPGDTVLAARNGMFSHRWIDMCQRHGLEVEIIETPWGEGLPADRYEEILTADTSHKIKAVLATHNETATGVKSDIAALRRALDAAAHPALLFVDGVSSIASMDFRMDEWGVDVAVTGSQKGFMLSAGLAIVGFSAKAMDATQSARLPRTFFDVHDMAKGYANNAYPYTPAVGLMNGLNESCKMLLAEGLEDVFARHHRIAEGVRAAVGAWGLELCAATPEVYSDTVSAIRTPEGFNATDIVTHAAEKYGVAFGVGLGEVAGKVFRIGHLGSLTDVMALSGIATAEMCMVDLGLDIRLGSGVAAAQDYYRGHTAAAQKDAA; encoded by the coding sequence ATGAGCTTTCAAAATCCCGTCTTTATTCCGGGGCCGACCAACATCCCCGAAAGCCTGCGCAAAGCCTGCGACATGCCGACAATCGACCATCGCTCGCCACTGTTTGGGCAGATCCTGCATCCCGCGCGCGAGGGGGTGCGCAAGGTGCTCAAGAGCGACAGCGCCGAAGTTTTTATCTTTCCATCCTCCGGCACGGGGGGCTGGGAAACTGCGCTGAGCAATACGCTCTCGCCGGGGGATACGGTGTTGGCCGCCCGCAACGGCATGTTCAGCCATCGCTGGATCGACATGTGCCAGCGTCACGGCCTCGAGGTGGAAATCATCGAGACACCCTGGGGCGAGGGCCTGCCCGCCGATCGTTATGAAGAGATCCTGACCGCCGATACCTCGCACAAGATCAAGGCGGTTCTGGCCACCCATAACGAGACCGCCACCGGCGTGAAATCCGACATTGCCGCCCTTCGGCGCGCCCTCGATGCAGCGGCGCATCCGGCACTGTTGTTTGTGGATGGTGTGAGTTCCATCGCCTCGATGGATTTCCGTATGGATGAGTGGGGGGTCGATGTGGCGGTGACGGGCTCGCAAAAGGGCTTCATGCTGAGCGCTGGCCTCGCCATCGTCGGCTTCAGCGCCAAAGCGATGGACGCGACCCAGAGCGCACGCCTGCCGCGCACCTTCTTTGACGTGCATGATATGGCGAAGGGCTATGCCAATAACGCCTACCCCTACACGCCTGCGGTAGGCCTGATGAACGGTCTCAATGAGTCCTGCAAGATGCTGCTGGCTGAGGGGCTGGAGGACGTCTTTGCCCGCCACCACCGCATTGCTGAAGGGGTGCGCGCCGCGGTTGGCGCCTGGGGGCTGGAGCTCTGCGCGGCAACGCCCGAGGTCTATTCCGACACCGTCAGCGCGATCCGAACACCCGAAGGGTTCAACGCCACCGATATCGTCACCCATGCCGCCGAGAAATACGGCGTCGCTTTTGGCGTCGGGCTGGGTGAGGTCGCGGGCAAAGTGTTCCGCATCGGCCACCTCGGTAGCCTGACGGATGTGATGGCGCTTTCGGGAATTGCCACCGCCGAGATGTGCATGGTCGACCTCGGCCTTGATATCCGCCTCGGCTCCGGCGTTGCAGCGGCACAGGACTATTATCGCGGCCACACGGCGGCCGCCCAAAAGGACGCCGCGTGA
- the bhcC gene encoding 3-hydroxy-D-aspartate aldolase BhcC — protein MNAPANFDSLEVGFDVPALPGMDEADIQTPCLVLDLDALERNIKKMGDYARAHGMRHRVHGKMHKSVDVAKLQERLGGAIGVCCQKVSEAEVFARGGIKDVLVSNQVRDPAKIDRLARLPKLGARTIVCVDDPANVADLSAAAQKHDTEIECFVEIDCGAGRCGVTTTEDVVEIAQAIDAAPGLKFTGIQAYQGAMQHLDSYEARKEKLDVAIAQVRDAVEGLKAADLAPELVSGGGTGSYYFESNSGVYNELQCGSYAFMDADYGRILDQDGKRIDQGEWENAFFILTQVMSHAKADKAICDAGLKAQSVDSGLPFIFGRTDVEYVKCSDEHGVIADPDGVLKVGEKLKLVPGHCDPTANVHDWYVGVRNGKVETLWPVSARGKAY, from the coding sequence ATGAATGCACCCGCAAATTTCGACAGCCTCGAAGTGGGCTTTGACGTCCCCGCCCTGCCCGGCATGGATGAGGCCGACATCCAGACCCCCTGTCTGGTGCTCGACCTCGACGCGCTGGAGCGCAACATCAAGAAGATGGGCGATTACGCCCGCGCGCACGGCATGCGCCACCGCGTGCATGGCAAGATGCATAAATCGGTGGATGTGGCCAAACTCCAAGAGCGTCTTGGTGGCGCAATCGGGGTCTGCTGCCAGAAGGTCTCTGAGGCCGAAGTCTTTGCACGAGGCGGCATAAAGGACGTGTTAGTGTCTAATCAGGTGCGCGATCCGGCCAAGATCGACCGGCTGGCGCGGCTCCCGAAACTGGGCGCGCGTACCATCGTCTGTGTGGATGATCCGGCCAATGTCGCGGATCTGTCAGCAGCGGCACAGAAGCATGACACCGAGATCGAGTGCTTTGTGGAGATCGACTGTGGCGCTGGACGCTGCGGCGTGACCACCACGGAAGACGTGGTCGAGATCGCGCAGGCCATTGATGCCGCCCCGGGGCTAAAGTTCACCGGCATCCAAGCCTACCAGGGCGCCATGCAGCACCTCGACAGCTACGAGGCGCGCAAGGAAAAGCTCGACGTTGCAATCGCTCAGGTGCGTGATGCGGTCGAGGGGCTGAAGGCTGCGGATCTTGCGCCGGAATTGGTCTCTGGAGGCGGTACAGGCTCTTACTACTTCGAGTCTAACTCAGGGGTTTATAACGAATTGCAGTGTGGCTCCTACGCGTTCATGGATGCCGACTATGGCCGAATTCTGGACCAGGACGGCAAGCGGATCGACCAGGGCGAGTGGGAGAATGCCTTCTTCATTCTGACCCAGGTCATGAGCCACGCCAAAGCTGACAAGGCGATCTGTGATGCGGGCCTCAAGGCGCAATCCGTGGACAGCGGACTGCCGTTCATCTTTGGTCGCACGGATGTCGAATACGTCAAATGCTCGGACGAGCATGGGGTGATAGCTGACCCCGATGGCGTGCTGAAGGTGGGCGAGAAACTGAAGCTGGTCCCCGGCCATTGTGATCCCACCGCGAATGTCCACGACTGGTACGTCGGCGTCCGCAACGGCAAGGTCGAAACCCTCTGGCCAGTGTCCGCGCGCGGCAAGGCCTACTGA
- the xdhA gene encoding xanthine dehydrogenase small subunit encodes MAQGHDIRFLLNGVEKRVSDVKATLTLLDYLRLDQRLTGSKEGCAEGDCGACTVLVGRLHQGQLHYETVNACIRFLASLNGCHIVTIEHLSGPQGRLHPVQEAMVDYHGSQCGFCTPGFVMSLYALWMSNPEPSVQEVETAIQGNLCRCTGYEPIVKAAMAVTQYGSPAHDHLVRERTDVTARLMALQPSARIVTGPEDDRAILPLDVADLAQVLAENPKATIVAGSTDVGLWVTKFMRPISPVVFITHLEELKSVEVTEEALTLGAGVTYSESEAAIRAAFPHLGDYWDRIAGWQVRNMGTIGGNIANGSPIGDTPPVLIALGAEVVLQSARGSRVLPLEDFFIDYGKQDREAGDFVAAIRIPRAKPGQMDAAYKISKRRDEDISSVAAGISVCVTDGVITTARIAFGGMAATPKRAATAEAALVGQPFAAASFDAAAVALGQDFTPLSDWRASADYRMTVAANLLRRFYLEQDSTQGAPVRLAIA; translated from the coding sequence ATGGCTCAGGGGCATGACATCCGCTTTTTGCTGAACGGAGTGGAAAAGCGCGTATCCGATGTGAAGGCAACACTGACCTTGCTGGATTACCTGCGCCTCGATCAGCGCCTGACGGGCAGCAAGGAAGGCTGCGCCGAGGGCGACTGCGGGGCCTGCACCGTTCTTGTCGGGCGGCTGCACCAGGGTCAGCTGCACTATGAGACCGTGAACGCCTGCATTCGCTTTCTTGCGTCCCTCAATGGCTGTCACATTGTCACCATCGAGCATCTCTCGGGGCCGCAAGGGCGTCTGCACCCGGTCCAAGAAGCCATGGTCGACTATCACGGCAGCCAGTGCGGCTTTTGCACGCCGGGTTTTGTGATGTCGCTCTACGCGCTGTGGATGTCCAACCCGGAGCCATCGGTGCAGGAGGTCGAGACCGCGATCCAAGGCAACCTCTGCCGCTGCACCGGCTACGAGCCAATCGTGAAAGCCGCAATGGCGGTGACACAGTATGGATCCCCCGCGCATGACCATCTGGTGCGTGAACGGACCGATGTGACCGCGCGCCTGATGGCGCTGCAGCCCAGCGCACGCATTGTGACCGGCCCCGAGGATGACCGCGCGATCCTGCCGCTGGATGTCGCGGATCTGGCGCAGGTGCTGGCGGAAAACCCCAAGGCAACGATCGTGGCCGGGTCCACCGATGTGGGACTTTGGGTCACGAAATTCATGCGCCCGATCTCGCCGGTGGTGTTCATCACCCACCTCGAGGAGCTGAAATCCGTCGAGGTTACGGAGGAGGCTCTGACCCTTGGCGCGGGTGTGACCTATAGCGAGAGTGAGGCCGCAATCCGTGCGGCGTTCCCGCATCTGGGCGACTACTGGGACCGGATCGCTGGTTGGCAGGTGCGCAACATGGGGACCATCGGTGGCAATATCGCCAATGGCTCTCCTATCGGGGACACGCCGCCGGTGCTGATTGCGCTTGGGGCCGAAGTCGTGCTGCAAAGCGCGCGGGGCAGCCGGGTGTTGCCGCTTGAAGACTTCTTTATCGACTATGGCAAGCAGGACCGCGAGGCGGGTGACTTTGTTGCCGCGATCCGTATTCCGCGCGCAAAGCCGGGGCAGATGGATGCGGCCTACAAGATCTCCAAGCGGCGGGACGAGGATATTTCCTCGGTCGCGGCCGGGATCAGCGTATGCGTGACCGATGGGGTCATCACCACGGCCCGGATCGCGTTTGGCGGCATGGCCGCAACCCCCAAACGCGCTGCCACCGCCGAAGCCGCCCTCGTGGGGCAGCCATTTGCTGCGGCGTCTTTTGACGCCGCTGCCGTGGCACTGGGCCAGGACTTCACGCCGCTCAGTGACTGGCGCGCCAGCGCAGACTACCGCATGACCGTCGCCGCGAACCTGTTGCGCCGGTTCTACCTCGAACAAGACAGCACCCAGGGCGCACCCGTGCGTCTGGCCATCGCGTGA
- the bhcD gene encoding iminosuccinate reductase BhcD yields the protein MYIVPERVIADLMTREAAFDAVEKVFAAMAAEDAYNFPVVREAIGHEDALYGFKGGFDRAGLTLGLKAGGYWPHNLEKRGQINHQSTVFLFDPDTGKAHAMVGGNLLTALRTAAASSVSIKHLARDDAKVIGMIGAGHQATFQLRAALEQRNFEKVIGWNLHPEMLPNIEAVAAEAGLPFEAVELDGMRAADVIISITSSFEASLMADHVSPGTHIACMGTDTKGKQEVDPALLVRAEVFTDEVAQSVGIGEAQHAVAQGLIEAADLTQLGAVINGAHPGRSTDDQITLFDGTGVGLQDLAVAARVVELAVTQGIAMEVDF from the coding sequence ATGTACATTGTTCCCGAACGGGTGATTGCCGATCTTATGACCCGCGAGGCCGCCTTTGACGCGGTGGAGAAGGTCTTTGCCGCCATGGCCGCCGAGGACGCCTATAACTTTCCCGTAGTGCGCGAGGCCATCGGCCATGAGGATGCGCTCTATGGGTTCAAGGGCGGTTTTGACCGCGCAGGGCTGACGCTTGGCCTGAAGGCGGGCGGCTATTGGCCCCACAACCTAGAGAAGCGCGGGCAGATCAACCATCAGTCCACCGTGTTCCTCTTCGACCCGGATACCGGCAAGGCCCACGCGATGGTGGGCGGCAATCTGTTGACCGCGCTGCGCACGGCGGCGGCCTCCTCGGTGTCGATCAAGCATCTCGCCCGCGACGATGCAAAGGTGATCGGCATGATCGGGGCGGGTCATCAGGCGACGTTTCAGCTGCGCGCCGCCCTCGAGCAGCGCAACTTCGAAAAGGTGATCGGCTGGAACCTGCACCCCGAAATGCTGCCCAACATCGAAGCCGTCGCCGCAGAGGCTGGCCTGCCGTTCGAAGCGGTCGAACTGGACGGGATGCGCGCAGCGGATGTGATCATCTCGATCACCTCCTCCTTTGAGGCAAGTCTGATGGCCGATCATGTCAGCCCCGGCACACATATCGCCTGCATGGGCACCGACACCAAAGGCAAACAAGAGGTCGACCCGGCGCTTTTGGTGCGCGCTGAGGTCTTCACCGACGAGGTGGCGCAATCCGTCGGCATCGGAGAGGCACAGCATGCGGTGGCGCAGGGGCTGATCGAAGCGGCGGATCTGACGCAGCTCGGGGCGGTCATAAATGGTGCCCACCCTGGCCGTAGCACTGACGATCAGATCACCCTTTTTGACGGCACCGGTGTTGGGCTTCAGGATCTGGCGGTCGCCGCCCGTGTCGTGGAGCTGGCGGTCACGCAGGGCATCGCGATGGAGGTTGATTTCTAA
- the xdhB gene encoding xanthine dehydrogenase molybdopterin binding subunit, with protein MKDLGNTTEIKGAAHQDLKHESAIKQVQGRADYTDDILEPAGTLHAYLGVSTVAHANIRGMDLSRVRAAPGVVDVLTADDIPGVNDVSPTGKHDEPVFPTEKVEFHGQPLFAVIAESRDAARRAAELADVDYEVLPHALDAISARDAGLPMVTDPLKLERGDVESGLAEAPHRLQGRVVVGGQDHMYLEGHIAFAIPGEDDDVVVHCSTQHPSEAQHMVSHVLGVPSNAVVVNVRRMGGGFGGKESQMNLFCAFAALGAKKLNRPVKIRPDRDQDMTATGKRHDFVIDYDLGFDNEGRIEAVESQFAARCGYSSDLSGPVTDRALFHADNAYFYPNVRLTSCPQKTNTVSNTAFRGFGGPQGVVAAERMIEEIAYALGKDPLEVRKANFYGQPGDGRTLTPYHQEVEDNVIGRIVEELEESSDYQARRAAIIAENTKGGIIRRGIALTPVKFGISFTATWYNQAGALIHIYNDGSIHLNHGGTEMGQGLNTKVAQVVAEAFQVDFDRIKITKTTTEKVPNTSATAASSGSDLNGMAALDACEQIKARLVKFAAESRGVAESAVRFGPNQIRIGEEVVDFAAFIREAYMARVHLSAAGFYKTPKIHWDRAAGKGRPFYYYAYGASCSEVSIDTLTGEYRVERTDILHDVGRSLNPILDKGQVEGAFIQGMGWLTTEELWWDKDGRLRTHAPSTYKIPLASDRPRSFNVKLADWSENREMTIKRSKAVGEPPFMLGISVLEALSMAVASVADYRECPRLEAPATPERVLMAVERLKAGG; from the coding sequence ATGAAAGATCTGGGCAATACCACAGAGATCAAAGGTGCCGCGCATCAGGATCTCAAACACGAGAGCGCCATCAAACAGGTGCAGGGCCGCGCCGACTACACCGACGACATCCTGGAACCCGCAGGCACGCTGCATGCCTATCTCGGCGTGTCTACCGTCGCCCATGCCAACATCCGCGGCATGGATCTGAGCCGTGTGCGCGCCGCGCCCGGTGTCGTCGATGTGCTGACAGCGGATGATATTCCCGGCGTTAATGACGTGAGCCCCACGGGCAAACATGACGAGCCGGTGTTTCCAACCGAGAAGGTGGAGTTTCATGGCCAGCCGCTCTTTGCGGTGATTGCCGAGAGCCGCGATGCCGCACGCCGCGCCGCGGAGCTTGCGGATGTAGACTATGAGGTGCTGCCCCACGCGCTCGATGCGATTTCGGCGCGGGATGCGGGGTTGCCCATGGTCACCGACCCGCTGAAGCTCGAGCGCGGTGATGTGGAAAGCGGCCTTGCGGAGGCACCGCACCGGTTGCAGGGACGCGTTGTCGTCGGCGGTCAGGATCACATGTATCTCGAAGGCCATATCGCCTTTGCGATTCCGGGCGAAGATGACGATGTGGTGGTGCATTGCTCCACCCAGCATCCGAGCGAGGCGCAGCACATGGTGTCCCATGTGCTCGGCGTGCCGTCGAATGCGGTGGTGGTGAACGTGCGCCGCATGGGCGGGGGGTTTGGCGGCAAGGAAAGCCAGATGAATCTGTTCTGCGCCTTTGCCGCCCTTGGCGCCAAGAAGCTGAACCGTCCGGTGAAAATCCGCCCCGACCGCGATCAGGACATGACTGCCACCGGCAAGCGGCATGACTTTGTGATCGACTATGATCTGGGCTTTGACAATGAGGGGCGGATCGAAGCCGTCGAGAGCCAGTTTGCCGCGCGCTGCGGCTATTCCTCGGACCTCTCCGGCCCCGTGACCGACCGCGCGCTGTTTCATGCCGACAACGCCTATTTCTACCCCAATGTCCGTCTGACCTCCTGTCCGCAGAAGACGAATACAGTCTCTAACACGGCATTTAGAGGCTTTGGCGGCCCGCAGGGCGTGGTCGCCGCGGAACGAATGATCGAGGAAATCGCCTATGCGCTGGGCAAGGACCCGCTGGAGGTGCGCAAGGCGAATTTCTACGGCCAACCCGGTGATGGCCGCACCCTCACGCCCTATCATCAGGAGGTGGAGGACAATGTGATCGGTCGCATTGTCGAGGAACTGGAAGAGAGCAGCGACTATCAGGCCCGCCGCGCGGCGATCATTGCCGAGAACACAAAGGGCGGCATCATCCGTCGTGGCATCGCGCTGACACCGGTCAAATTCGGCATCTCCTTTACTGCCACGTGGTACAATCAGGCCGGCGCTCTGATCCACATCTACAACGATGGCTCGATCCACCTCAATCATGGCGGCACCGAGATGGGGCAGGGCCTCAACACCAAGGTCGCGCAGGTGGTGGCCGAGGCGTTTCAGGTCGATTTCGACCGCATCAAGATCACCAAGACCACGACCGAAAAAGTCCCGAACACCTCTGCCACGGCGGCCTCTTCGGGGTCCGACCTCAACGGGATGGCGGCGCTGGATGCCTGCGAGCAGATCAAGGCGCGGCTGGTGAAATTTGCCGCCGAGAGCCGGGGCGTGGCCGAAAGCGCCGTGCGCTTTGGACCCAACCAGATCCGCATCGGCGAGGAGGTGGTGGACTTTGCCGCCTTTATCCGCGAGGCCTATATGGCGCGGGTGCATCTGTCGGCGGCAGGGTTCTACAAGACGCCCAAGATCCATTGGGACCGTGCGGCGGGCAAGGGACGGCCGTTCTACTATTACGCCTATGGCGCGTCCTGCTCGGAGGTTTCCATCGATACGCTCACCGGCGAGTACCGGGTGGAGCGCACCGACATCCTGCATGACGTGGGCCGATCCCTTAATCCGATCCTCGACAAGGGGCAGGTCGAAGGCGCGTTTATTCAGGGCATGGGCTGGCTCACCACAGAGGAGCTCTGGTGGGACAAAGACGGGCGCCTGCGCACCCATGCGCCTTCGACCTACAAGATCCCGCTGGCCTCTGACCGCCCGCGCAGCTTCAACGTGAAGCTCGCCGACTGGTCTGAAAACCGCGAGATGACCATCAAACGCTCTAAGGCGGTGGGCGAGCCGCCCTTCATGCTGGGGATTTCTGTTCTGGAGGCGCTGTCGATGGCGGTGGCCTCGGTTGCCGACTATCGTGAGTGCCCGCGTCTTGAGGCCCCCGCCACGCCCGAACGCGTGCTGATGGCGGTGGAACGTCTTAAGGCCGGAGGCTGA
- the xdhC gene encoding xanthine dehydrogenase accessory protein XdhC, whose protein sequence is MQAEQLRAFLDAPGPVASLRLTRVRGSSPRNTGTEMYVRADALFGTIGGGQLEHLAIAEARKLLAAGNLSDHLDVPLGPEIGQCCGGRVEIAITRMSASDKDAALRATEAQDNALPAVYILGAGHVGRALADLLQHLPVRTVLIDQRQEELDQSSAQVERRQSAIPEIDVMNAPEGSAFIVLTHDHGLDFLLTSAALQRGDATYVGMIGSATKRAKFASWTQDHCDGLSVADLICPIGAGGSRDKRPAVIAAQVAAEVITALTSETAADHPQTGGTALHIAAQ, encoded by the coding sequence ATGCAGGCAGAGCAGCTTCGTGCATTTCTTGACGCCCCGGGCCCGGTTGCGAGCCTGCGGCTCACGAGGGTTCGCGGGTCCTCTCCGCGCAACACGGGCACCGAGATGTATGTGCGTGCTGATGCGCTCTTTGGCACCATCGGCGGTGGGCAGCTCGAACATCTCGCGATAGCGGAGGCGCGCAAGCTGCTAGCGGCAGGCAACCTCTCGGACCATCTGGACGTCCCCCTTGGCCCCGAGATCGGGCAATGCTGTGGCGGACGGGTGGAGATCGCGATCACCCGGATGAGTGCAAGCGACAAGGACGCCGCCCTGCGCGCGACTGAAGCGCAGGATAACGCTCTGCCTGCTGTCTATATCCTCGGCGCGGGCCATGTGGGCCGCGCACTAGCGGATCTGCTCCAGCATCTGCCGGTGCGCACAGTGCTGATCGACCAGCGTCAGGAAGAGCTGGACCAGTCGAGCGCGCAGGTCGAGCGCCGCCAGAGCGCGATCCCCGAGATCGACGTGATGAATGCCCCCGAAGGCAGCGCCTTTATCGTGCTGACCCATGACCACGGGCTGGATTTCTTGCTTACCTCTGCCGCCCTGCAACGGGGCGATGCCACCTATGTCGGCATGATCGGCTCTGCCACCAAGCGGGCGAAATTCGCCAGCTGGACCCAAGACCACTGCGACGGGCTCTCTGTCGCAGATCTGATCTGCCCCATCGGGGCAGGCGGTAGCCGCGACAAGCGGCCCGCCGTGATCGCCGCACAGGTTGCGGCAGAAGTGATCACGGCACTGACCTCTGAAACTGCCGCAGACCACCCCCAGACCGGGGGGACTGCCCTGCATATCGCAGCGCAGTAG
- the bhcB gene encoding beta-hydroxyaspartate dehydratase BhcB produces the protein MKDTAMYIPTYEDMLAAHQRIAPHIHRTPVRQSAYLNELTGAQLFFKCENFQEPGAFKVRGATNAVFGLDAAQAAKGVATHSSGNHASCLSYAAMLRGIPCNVVMPRTAPQAKKDTVRRYGGKITECEPSTTSREETFARVQAETGGDFVHPYNDPRVIAGQGTCAKEFVEQTDGLDCVLAPIGGGGMISGTCLTLSTLAPETRIIAAEPEQADDAYRSFKAGYIIADDAPRTIADGLLVPLKDLTWHFVSNHVSDILTASDPEIIDAMKLIWKHLRVVMEPSSAVPLATILKNPETFRGKRVGIVLTGGNVDLDRLPWTI, from the coding sequence ATGAAGGACACCGCAATGTATATCCCAACCTACGAGGACATGCTGGCGGCGCATCAACGTATCGCGCCACACATCCACCGCACCCCGGTGCGCCAGTCCGCCTACCTCAACGAACTGACCGGCGCGCAGCTGTTTTTCAAATGCGAAAACTTTCAGGAGCCGGGGGCCTTCAAGGTGCGTGGCGCCACCAATGCAGTCTTTGGTCTGGACGCAGCACAGGCGGCCAAGGGCGTGGCGACGCATTCCAGCGGCAACCATGCCTCCTGCCTGTCCTATGCGGCGATGCTGCGCGGCATTCCCTGCAACGTGGTGATGCCGCGCACCGCGCCGCAGGCCAAAAAAGACACCGTGCGCCGCTATGGCGGGAAGATCACCGAATGTGAGCCCTCGACCACCTCGCGCGAGGAGACATTTGCCCGCGTACAGGCCGAAACCGGTGGCGATTTTGTGCATCCCTACAACGATCCTCGGGTGATCGCTGGCCAAGGCACCTGCGCCAAGGAGTTTGTCGAGCAGACCGACGGGCTTGATTGTGTGCTCGCGCCGATTGGCGGCGGCGGCATGATTTCGGGCACCTGTCTGACGCTGTCGACGCTGGCACCCGAAACACGGATCATCGCCGCCGAGCCCGAGCAGGCTGATGACGCCTACCGCAGCTTCAAGGCGGGCTACATCATTGCCGATGATGCGCCCAGGACCATCGCCGACGGGCTGCTGGTGCCGCTCAAGGATCTGACCTGGCATTTTGTGTCGAACCATGTGTCCGACATTCTGACCGCATCTGACCCTGAGATCATCGACGCGATGAAGCTCATCTGGAAGCACCTGCGCGTGGTGATGGAGCCCTCCTCTGCGGTGCCGCTCGCCACCATCCTGAAAAACCCCGAGACCTTTCGCGGCAAACGCGTTGGCATCGTTTTGACCGGTGGCAATGTCGATCTGGATCGTCTGCCCTGGACGATTTGA